A genomic stretch from Flavobacterium humidisoli includes:
- a CDS encoding dihydrolipoamide acetyltransferase family protein, with product MARFELKLPKMGESVAEATITNWLKEVGDKIEADEAVLEIATDKVDSEVPSEVSGILVEQLFGKDDLVQVGQTIAIIETEGGETAAPENVNTVQETAAPAEVAEIEKTIESVKETVTSQDFSGSDKFFSPLVKNIAKEEGLSLNELENIAGSGKDGRVTKEDILKYVEARKSGSVQASQAVEAAPKVVVETPKAEAPKAVEPVVQKSQQAVPVSVNGADEIVEMDRMRKLISGYMVASVQTSAHVQSFIEVDVTNIVKWRDKVKAAFEKREGEKLTFTPIMMEAVAKALKDFPGMNISVDGDYIIKKKNINLGMAAALPNGNLIVPVIKNADQLNLVGMAKAVNDLGNRAKAGKLKPDDTQGGTYTVTNVGTFGSVFGTPIINQPQVGILALGAIRKVPAVIETPEGDFIGIRQKMFLSHSYDHRVVDGALGGSFVKRVAEYLEAFDVDRDF from the coding sequence ATGGCAAGATTTGAATTAAAGCTTCCTAAAATGGGAGAAAGTGTCGCTGAAGCAACTATTACAAATTGGTTGAAAGAAGTTGGAGACAAAATTGAGGCTGATGAAGCTGTACTCGAAATTGCAACAGATAAAGTTGACAGTGAAGTGCCTAGCGAAGTATCAGGAATTTTAGTTGAGCAATTGTTTGGTAAAGATGATTTAGTGCAGGTAGGGCAGACTATTGCTATTATTGAAACTGAAGGCGGAGAAACAGCAGCTCCAGAAAATGTAAATACAGTTCAAGAAACTGCAGCTCCTGCAGAAGTAGCAGAAATCGAAAAAACAATCGAATCGGTTAAAGAAACTGTAACTTCTCAAGATTTTTCAGGGTCAGATAAATTCTTTTCTCCATTAGTAAAAAATATTGCAAAAGAAGAAGGTCTTTCTTTAAACGAACTTGAAAATATTGCGGGTTCTGGAAAAGATGGCCGTGTGACTAAAGAAGATATTTTAAAATATGTAGAGGCTCGTAAATCGGGTTCTGTTCAAGCTTCTCAAGCAGTTGAAGCTGCTCCAAAAGTTGTAGTAGAAACTCCAAAAGCTGAAGCTCCAAAGGCAGTTGAACCAGTTGTACAAAAAAGCCAGCAAGCAGTGCCAGTTTCTGTAAATGGTGCTGACGAAATTGTTGAGATGGACAGAATGCGTAAACTGATTTCGGGTTACATGGTAGCATCAGTTCAGACTTCTGCTCACGTACAATCTTTCATTGAAGTAGATGTGACAAATATTGTAAAATGGAGAGATAAAGTAAAAGCGGCTTTCGAAAAAAGAGAAGGCGAGAAACTGACTTTTACTCCAATTATGATGGAAGCAGTTGCAAAAGCTTTAAAAGATTTCCCAGGAATGAATATTTCTGTTGACGGAGATTATATTATTAAAAAGAAAAACATCAATTTAGGAATGGCTGCAGCATTGCCAAACGGAAATTTAATTGTTCCTGTAATTAAAAATGCAGATCAGTTAAATCTTGTTGGAATGGCAAAAGCGGTTAACGATTTAGGAAACCGTGCAAAAGCTGGAAAATTAAAACCAGACGACACACAAGGTGGAACTTACACGGTGACAAATGTTGGTACTTTTGGAAGCGTTTTCGGAACACCAATTATCAATCAGCCTCAAGTTGGAATTCTAGCTCTTGGTGCAATTCGTAAAGTGCCTGCAGTTATTGAAACTCCAGAAGGTGACTTTATCGGAATTCGTCAGAAAATGTTCTTGTCGCACTCGTACGATCATAGAGTTGTTGATGGAGCACTTGGAGGAAGTTTTGTGAAAAGAGTAGCAGAATATTTGGAAGCTTTTGATGTAGATAGAGATTTCTAA
- a CDS encoding tyrosine-protein phosphatase, which yields MLSFLKPKPILKELLDGSFVDIHSHVLPGIDDGAKNIKKSAELVSSLQKIGVSQIITSPHISHYVWNNSPEIIASKLLETKKALEENKIKIPVQAAAEYFIDSWFENHFKEEKLLTLKDNYILVEISYQSAPLNIYKTIFEIQLAGYIPVLAHPERYLFYHNKFSEYEKLKNAGCIFQLNLLSTVEYYGSKIAKVTDELLAKGMYSFCGTDVHHKKHIEAFDGKLKIKNIQPLKEVIANNQFFKF from the coding sequence ATGCTATCATTCCTTAAACCAAAGCCCATATTAAAAGAACTGCTTGATGGAAGTTTTGTTGACATTCATTCGCATGTTTTACCAGGAATTGATGACGGAGCAAAAAACATAAAAAAATCGGCTGAACTAGTTTCGTCTTTACAAAAGATTGGGGTTTCTCAAATTATTACATCGCCACATATTAGTCATTACGTCTGGAATAATTCGCCAGAAATCATAGCGTCTAAACTTCTGGAAACAAAAAAAGCATTAGAAGAAAATAAAATTAAAATTCCTGTTCAAGCTGCAGCAGAATACTTTATTGATAGCTGGTTTGAGAATCATTTTAAAGAAGAAAAACTTCTGACTTTAAAAGACAATTATATCTTAGTAGAAATATCTTATCAAAGTGCTCCTTTAAATATTTACAAAACTATCTTTGAGATACAATTGGCTGGTTATATCCCTGTTCTAGCTCATCCAGAACGGTATCTCTTTTATCACAATAAATTTTCTGAATATGAGAAGTTAAAAAATGCAGGCTGTATTTTTCAGCTAAATCTGCTTTCTACTGTTGAGTATTACGGTTCTAAAATTGCTAAAGTTACCGACGAACTTTTAGCGAAAGGAATGTACTCTTTTTGCGGAACAGACGTTCATCATAAAAAACATATCGAAGCTTTTGATGGCAAGTTAAAGATTAAAAACATTCAGCCTTTGAAAGAAGTAATTGCGAATAATCAGTTTTTTAAATTTTAA
- a CDS encoding undecaprenyl-phosphate glucose phosphotransferase — protein sequence MKILQKLSHFRISRYYKLLFVVVDVVLLNSATLLSALARFGNLDKLLSKEEKTISLLAILIWVALLLQKDSNRSVRVEPIESILWRTIKKISIHAALVSIFVVYLKYTDISRLRLVYFYMIFFGLLMFSRYFSMKLLKYVRAKGYNFKTFIIVGANESGEKIRKVLAKDLTYGYRFLGFFDERKEGKIVDPALIIGKFEGIETFLEENEVDEMYVALHIDNIEIINELTRICEQKMVRIKFIPDFQLYTKASKVEVAFYENTPVLMFRTEPLEFASNRLLKKIFDVCFSSLVILLIFPWLFPIITIIIKLESRGPVFFKQKRSGRDNRSFVCLKFRSMYVNGLAHNKQAEKGDSRITKFGAFIRKTSIDELPQFLNVFWGDMSVVGPRPHMVNLAKEYSDLINNYLVRQYAKPGITGWAQVNGYRGETKVLSDMENRVEYDIWYIENWSFLLDIKIIVKTVINIFKGEENAY from the coding sequence ATGAAAATTTTACAAAAATTATCACACTTTCGAATTTCACGTTATTATAAACTTTTGTTTGTAGTAGTTGATGTTGTTTTATTAAACTCTGCCACGTTGCTTTCTGCATTGGCAAGATTTGGGAACTTGGATAAATTATTGTCTAAAGAAGAAAAGACAATTTCGCTTTTAGCAATTTTAATATGGGTGGCATTATTGCTTCAAAAAGATTCTAATCGCAGTGTGAGAGTAGAGCCAATAGAATCGATATTGTGGAGAACAATCAAAAAGATTTCAATCCATGCCGCTTTAGTTTCTATATTTGTAGTTTATCTAAAATATACAGATATTTCTAGGCTTCGCTTGGTTTATTTCTACATGATATTTTTCGGATTGCTAATGTTTTCTCGCTATTTCTCGATGAAACTTTTAAAATATGTTCGAGCAAAAGGATATAATTTTAAGACTTTTATAATTGTTGGAGCCAACGAATCTGGAGAAAAAATTCGAAAAGTATTAGCTAAAGATTTAACTTACGGATATCGGTTTTTAGGTTTTTTTGACGAAAGAAAGGAGGGTAAAATTGTTGATCCTGCTCTTATTATTGGGAAGTTTGAAGGTATAGAAACATTTTTAGAGGAGAATGAAGTAGATGAGATGTATGTTGCCCTGCATATCGATAATATCGAAATAATTAACGAGCTCACAAGAATCTGCGAGCAGAAAATGGTTCGAATTAAGTTTATTCCAGATTTTCAACTGTATACAAAAGCAAGTAAAGTTGAGGTAGCTTTTTACGAAAACACTCCTGTATTAATGTTTCGTACAGAACCCTTAGAATTTGCTTCAAACAGACTTTTAAAAAAGATTTTTGATGTCTGTTTTTCAAGTTTGGTAATCTTGCTAATTTTTCCTTGGCTGTTTCCGATTATTACAATTATTATAAAACTCGAATCGCGAGGTCCTGTATTTTTTAAACAAAAAAGATCAGGTAGAGATAATCGATCATTTGTCTGTTTGAAATTTAGAAGCATGTATGTGAACGGCCTTGCTCATAATAAGCAAGCAGAAAAAGGCGATAGTCGTATAACAAAATTTGGGGCTTTTATTCGTAAAACAAGCATTGATGAGTTGCCTCAGTTTTTGAATGTTTTTTGGGGAGACATGTCAGTTGTAGGGCCAAGACCGCATATGGTTAATCTGGCTAAAGAATACAGCGATCTTATAAATAATTATCTGGTTCGACAATATGCTAAACCGGGAATTACGGGCTGGGCTCAAGTTAATGGTTATAGAGGCGAAACAAAAGTGTTAAGCGATATGGAAAACAGGGTGGAATATGATATTTGGTATATCGAAAACTGGAGTTTTTTGCTTGATATAAAGATTATTGTAAAAACAGTCATTAATATTTTTAAAGGCGAAGAAAACGCTTATTAA
- a CDS encoding DUF6326 family protein: protein MSEKQINASVFEDFKINTKLKLAAIWTSVMFCYVYGDYFSLYVPKKVEDFISGQTLLDSPMKLFLATILMTIPALMIFASVVLKPKINRLLNMIFGIIYTLIMLLIAFTTIAPWWSFYVFLALIESILTSILFWTAYKWPRQI, encoded by the coding sequence ATGAGCGAAAAACAAATAAATGCTAGTGTTTTTGAAGATTTTAAAATCAATACCAAACTTAAACTTGCTGCGATTTGGACTTCAGTAATGTTTTGTTATGTGTATGGAGATTATTTCTCGCTTTATGTGCCTAAGAAAGTTGAGGACTTTATAAGTGGGCAAACACTTCTTGATTCTCCAATGAAACTATTTCTTGCTACAATTTTAATGACTATTCCAGCATTGATGATTTTTGCATCTGTTGTTCTAAAACCAAAAATTAACCGCCTGTTGAATATGATTTTTGGGATTATTTATACGTTAATAATGCTTTTAATTGCATTTACAACAATTGCACCTTGGTGGAGTTTTTATGTTTTTTTAGCATTAATAGAAAGTATACTCACATCAATATTATTTTGGACTGCATATAAATGGCCAAGACAGATTTAA
- a CDS encoding DUF4386 domain-containing protein, which yields MNQESTLSFRNTGRIAGLLYLVVVLTGIFSLGYVPSKLIVWNDASVTFKNIVHSEFLFRLGIVSGLICYTFFLFLPFFLYRLLKIVNKTYAVYMVVLAAVSVPISFVNMQNKFAILSIISSAQPEEKQVMFYLTQYDYGNLIVQIFWGLWLFPLGYLIFKSGIIPKFFGVLLMLGCVGYLINFFANALFSNYSEMGISSYVRLPASLGEIGTCLWLLIMGAKNETIAAD from the coding sequence ATGAATCAAGAATCAACTCTATCGTTTAGAAACACAGGAAGAATTGCCGGTTTGTTATATTTAGTAGTGGTATTGACTGGAATTTTCAGTTTAGGATATGTTCCGTCAAAATTAATTGTCTGGAATGATGCTTCTGTTACTTTTAAGAATATTGTGCATTCTGAATTTCTATTTAGGCTCGGTATCGTAAGCGGATTAATTTGCTATACCTTCTTTTTATTTCTGCCTTTTTTTTTATACAGATTATTGAAAATTGTAAATAAAACGTACGCTGTTTACATGGTGGTTTTGGCAGCTGTAAGTGTACCAATTTCTTTTGTAAACATGCAGAATAAATTTGCTATCCTTTCTATAATCAGTTCTGCCCAACCAGAAGAAAAACAGGTTATGTTTTATCTCACTCAGTATGATTATGGAAATCTAATCGTTCAAATATTTTGGGGGCTTTGGCTGTTTCCGCTCGGATACTTAATTTTTAAATCTGGAATAATTCCTAAGTTTTTTGGAGTATTATTAATGCTTGGCTGCGTGGGGTATTTAATCAATTTTTTCGCAAATGCCTTATTTTCTAATTATTCTGAAATGGGGATATCTTCTTATGTACGGCTTCCAGCAAGTCTTGGAGAAATAGGAACTTGCTTATGGCTTTTAATAATGGGAGCAAAAAACGAAACTATTGCTGCTGATTGA
- a CDS encoding FKBP-type peptidyl-prolyl cis-trans isomerase, with the protein MKKLLAAVFTLTLFISCNNAEKDTEKDTSEPAKDFTEQNEQEIKEYLTKNNLTATKTDSGLYYIITEPGNGAQPTSTSNVTVAYKGYYTNGKVFDQSKDTGISFGLNQVIKGWTEGIPYFKEGGSGVLLIPARLGYGSYDYMTIPGGSVLIFDVKLIKVN; encoded by the coding sequence ATGAAAAAATTATTAGCCGCAGTATTTACATTAACCTTATTTATTTCTTGTAACAACGCAGAAAAGGATACAGAAAAAGACACATCTGAACCAGCAAAAGATTTCACAGAACAAAACGAACAGGAAATTAAAGAGTACTTAACGAAAAATAATTTAACTGCAACCAAAACCGATTCAGGTCTTTACTATATCATTACAGAACCAGGGAATGGCGCTCAACCGACTTCTACTTCTAATGTAACTGTTGCTTATAAAGGTTATTATACAAATGGAAAAGTTTTTGATCAAAGTAAAGATACAGGAATTTCATTTGGTTTAAATCAAGTAATTAAGGGTTGGACAGAAGGCATTCCTTATTTTAAAGAAGGAGGATCTGGAGTTCTATTAATACCAGCTCGTTTAGGTTACGGAAGTTATGATTATATGACAATACCAGGAGGTTCTGTACTTATTTTTGATGTAAAGCTGATCAAAGTAAATTAA
- a CDS encoding T9SS C-terminal target domain-containing protein, protein MLKIIFFFLTITSVYSQTSGCTDPQAENYSSSSTQNNASCNYKSLKLKPEYSFRLSDSIRETSGLIAFQNLLWTHNDDHDTTIYGLDTLGKIQKKIILSETINHDWEEISQDSTHLYVGDFGNNYSGNRADLKILKIEKKSFLEENPKIETIVFSYSDQTDFSLSKPNKTDFECEAFIVSKDSIYLFTKQWKSSKTNIYALPKQEGTQIAKFKATLEVKGLVTGATYLEDKKLITLCGYTKMGKPFLYLLYDFKNQDFLSGNKRRIDLKLPFHQIEGIATKDGLHYFITNESLVRKPVINNPQQLHYFDLSSVLSQYLNQQQ, encoded by the coding sequence ATGCTAAAAATTATTTTTTTCTTTTTAACAATTACTTCCGTTTATTCTCAAACTTCTGGCTGTACCGATCCGCAAGCAGAAAATTATAGTTCATCATCTACGCAAAATAATGCAAGTTGCAATTACAAAAGTCTGAAACTAAAACCCGAATATTCTTTTCGCCTAAGCGATTCCATACGAGAAACCTCTGGATTAATTGCTTTTCAAAATTTACTCTGGACACATAACGACGATCATGACACCACAATTTATGGCTTGGATACTTTAGGAAAAATCCAAAAGAAAATTATTCTATCTGAAACTATCAATCACGATTGGGAAGAAATCTCGCAAGACAGCACACATCTTTATGTCGGCGATTTTGGCAATAATTATTCTGGAAATAGAGCTGATTTGAAAATTCTTAAAATCGAAAAAAAATCTTTTTTAGAAGAGAATCCAAAAATTGAAACTATTGTATTTTCTTATTCTGACCAAACTGATTTTTCTCTATCAAAACCCAACAAAACCGATTTTGAATGCGAAGCATTTATTGTTTCTAAAGACAGTATCTATCTGTTTACCAAACAATGGAAATCGTCTAAAACCAATATTTACGCTTTGCCAAAGCAAGAGGGAACACAAATTGCAAAATTCAAAGCAACACTTGAAGTCAAAGGTCTGGTTACTGGTGCCACTTATTTAGAAGACAAAAAACTAATTACTTTGTGCGGCTATACCAAAATGGGAAAACCTTTTTTATATCTGCTCTATGATTTTAAAAATCAAGATTTTTTATCTGGAAATAAAAGACGAATTGATTTAAAACTTCCTTTTCATCAAATTGAAGGAATTGCGACGAAAGACGGGCTCCATTACTTTATCACAAATGAATCTTTGGTTCGAAAACCTGTCATAAATAATCCGCAACAGCTTCATTATTTTGATTTGAGTTCTGTTTTAAGTCAATATCTCAATCAGCAGCAATAG
- a CDS encoding glycosyltransferase family 2 protein, with protein MQLSVVILNYNVRYFLEQCVLSVQESIATIDAEIIVIDNNSSDESVLMMKEKFPDVKLIENKENFGFPKGNNIGVRQAKGKYICILNPDTVVAEDTFTKILAFAERQKNLGIVGCKLIDGTGAFLPESKRGIPSPWVAFTKIFGLYKVFPKTKLFNQYYAKHLDENETGRVDILVGAFMLLKKELYEDLKGFDEDCFMYADDIDLSYRALQKQKTNFYFHETTVLHYKGESTIKDEKYMKRFQEAMNFFYQKHFKKSLFFSFFIQIGTWFFSFLKMFQGKTRIKPNPELHVFYSLNEDLSHKIALILKNKVQFLKIPKEKMVNSCLIFKGKNVEIILDNQYISFKKCIEIIETIKDKSITFKVLPKNTYFIIGSNSRNDRGQIVKIE; from the coding sequence ATGCAGTTATCGGTTGTCATTTTAAATTACAATGTGCGTTACTTTCTAGAACAATGCGTTTTAAGTGTTCAGGAGTCAATTGCGACAATCGATGCAGAAATTATCGTGATTGATAATAATTCATCAGACGAAAGTGTTTTGATGATGAAAGAAAAATTTCCAGACGTAAAACTGATTGAAAACAAAGAAAATTTTGGATTTCCAAAAGGCAATAATATTGGTGTTCGTCAAGCGAAAGGAAAGTACATTTGTATTTTAAATCCAGATACCGTTGTTGCAGAAGATACTTTTACGAAAATTTTGGCTTTCGCCGAAAGGCAAAAAAATCTCGGAATTGTTGGCTGTAAATTAATTGACGGAACAGGAGCGTTTCTTCCAGAAAGCAAACGCGGAATTCCTTCGCCTTGGGTTGCTTTCACCAAAATTTTCGGATTGTATAAAGTTTTTCCTAAAACCAAACTCTTCAATCAATATTACGCAAAGCATTTAGATGAAAATGAAACGGGAAGAGTAGATATTCTCGTTGGCGCTTTTATGCTTTTGAAAAAAGAGCTTTATGAGGATTTAAAAGGTTTTGATGAAGATTGTTTTATGTATGCTGATGATATCGATTTGTCGTATAGGGCATTGCAAAAACAAAAGACAAATTTCTACTTTCACGAAACTACAGTCTTGCATTATAAAGGAGAAAGCACCATAAAAGACGAAAAATATATGAAACGTTTTCAGGAAGCTATGAATTTCTTTTATCAGAAGCATTTTAAGAAATCGCTGTTTTTTAGTTTTTTCATTCAAATTGGAACTTGGTTTTTCTCTTTTTTAAAAATGTTTCAAGGCAAAACAAGAATAAAACCAAATCCAGAATTGCATGTTTTTTATTCTTTAAACGAAGATTTGTCTCACAAAATAGCCTTAATTTTAAAAAATAAAGTCCAATTTTTAAAAATCCCGAAAGAAAAAATGGTAAATTCGTGCCTGATTTTTAAGGGAAAAAACGTCGAAATAATTTTGGATAATCAGTACATTTCATTCAAAAAATGTATCGAAATCATAGAAACTATTAAAGATAAGAGTATTACTTTTAAAGTTTTGCCTAAAAATACCTATTTTATTATTGGAAGTAATTCCAGAAATGACAGAGGGCAAATTGTAAAAATCGAGTAA
- a CDS encoding ABC-F family ATP-binding cassette domain-containing protein, with product MNYLSVENISKSFGERVLFDNISFGINKDQKIAFIAKNGSGKTTIMSIINGLEEPDTGQVVLRKGIRMAFLSQDNNLQDELTIEESIFASDNETLKVIEAYEKALENPSDEEAYQKAFDAMDQHNAWDFETQYKQILFKLKLEDFKLKVKNLSGGQKKRLSLAIILINRPDLLILDEPTNHLDLEMIEWLESYFAKENITLFMVTHDRFFLERVCNEIIELDNGKLYQYKGNYSYYLQKKEERITSENASIDKAKNLFVKELEWMRRQPKARTTKSKSRQDDFYVIKEKAQSRRKENKVELEINMERMGSKIIELHKLSKKFKDRVILDNFSFDFQRGERIGIIGKNGTGKSTFLNLLTGTIAPDSGRVVKGDTIKIGYYTQSGINPKPGQRVIDIIKEYGEYIPLTKGKIISASQLLERFLFDAKKQYDYVEKLSGGELKRLYLCTVLIQNPNFLILDEPTNDLDIVTLNVLESFLLDYPGCLLVVSHDRYFMDKIVDYLFVFRGQGEIENFPGNYSDFRAYEDSADVAQKEENKAEKKDWKQNNPTGNLSFNEQKEYQKIEREIKDLEAEKAKIEQLFSDGKIADDDIEKKANELQNIINKIEAKEERWFELSAKIEG from the coding sequence ATGAATTACTTATCTGTAGAAAATATATCGAAGTCATTTGGCGAAAGAGTCCTTTTTGACAACATTTCTTTTGGGATCAACAAAGATCAAAAAATCGCTTTTATCGCAAAAAATGGTTCTGGAAAAACGACTATTATGAGCATTATCAATGGCTTGGAAGAACCAGATACGGGACAAGTTGTGTTGCGAAAAGGAATCAGAATGGCATTTCTATCGCAAGACAATAATCTTCAGGACGAACTTACCATCGAAGAAAGTATTTTCGCTTCAGACAATGAAACCCTTAAAGTTATTGAGGCTTACGAAAAAGCTTTAGAAAATCCATCTGATGAGGAAGCATATCAAAAAGCTTTTGATGCTATGGATCAGCATAATGCATGGGATTTTGAAACGCAATACAAACAGATTTTATTTAAACTAAAACTAGAAGATTTTAAACTTAAAGTTAAAAATCTTTCGGGAGGACAAAAAAAACGTCTTTCTTTAGCCATAATTCTAATCAATCGCCCAGATTTATTGATTTTGGATGAGCCAACCAACCACTTAGATCTAGAAATGATCGAATGGCTTGAAAGTTACTTTGCTAAAGAAAACATCACTTTGTTTATGGTAACGCACGACCGTTTCTTTTTGGAGCGCGTTTGTAATGAAATTATAGAATTAGACAACGGAAAACTATACCAATACAAAGGAAATTACTCTTACTATTTACAGAAAAAGGAAGAAAGAATCACTTCTGAAAATGCAAGTATTGACAAAGCAAAAAACTTGTTTGTAAAAGAATTAGAATGGATGCGCCGCCAGCCAAAAGCGAGAACAACCAAATCTAAATCACGTCAGGATGATTTTTATGTTATTAAAGAAAAAGCACAAAGCCGACGAAAAGAAAATAAAGTTGAACTTGAAATTAATATGGAAAGAATGGGAAGCAAAATCATTGAGCTTCATAAACTTTCTAAAAAATTCAAAGACCGTGTTATTCTCGACAATTTCAGCTTTGATTTTCAACGTGGAGAAAGAATCGGAATTATCGGTAAAAACGGAACTGGAAAATCGACTTTCTTAAATCTTTTGACAGGAACAATTGCGCCAGACAGCGGACGTGTTGTTAAAGGAGATACTATAAAAATTGGTTATTATACACAGTCTGGAATTAACCCAAAACCTGGGCAACGTGTTATTGATATTATAAAAGAGTACGGAGAGTATATTCCGTTAACAAAAGGAAAAATTATTTCGGCTTCGCAATTATTGGAGCGTTTTCTTTTTGATGCCAAAAAACAATATGACTACGTTGAGAAATTAAGCGGTGGAGAATTAAAGCGTTTATACTTGTGTACCGTTTTAATTCAGAATCCGAACTTCTTGATTCTAGATGAGCCTACAAACGATTTGGATATTGTAACGCTTAATGTTCTAGAAAGTTTTCTTTTGGATTATCCTGGATGTTTACTGGTAGTTTCTCACGACCGTTATTTTATGGATAAAATTGTCGATTATTTATTTGTCTTTAGAGGTCAAGGTGAAATAGAGAACTTCCCTGGAAACTATTCTGATTTCAGAGCGTACGAAGACAGTGCTGATGTTGCTCAAAAAGAAGAAAACAAAGCAGAAAAGAAAGATTGGAAACAAAACAACCCAACGGGAAATCTAAGTTTTAACGAACAAAAAGAATATCAGAAAATCGAAAGAGAAATTAAAGATCTAGAAGCTGAAAAAGCCAAAATCGAGCAATTATTCTCAGATGGAAAAATTGCAGATGATGATATCGAGAAAAAAGCAAACGAACTTCAAAACATAATCAATAAAATCGAAGCAAAAGAAGAACGCTGGTTTGAACTTTCTGCAAAAATTGAAGGATAA
- a CDS encoding DUF5009 domain-containing protein — MKIKENLFNQRIISIDALRGITIFVMIFVNELASIQNVPQWLKHMPADADAMTFVDLVFPAFLFIVGMSIPFAFNARLIKGDSPKIIWTHTLKRAIALIVIGVFMVNAEYGYDASKMIIAPAFWGLLAYAMPIPIWNKYPKDFPLGLKNVLQYGGILVLITLYFLYVQETGDRGMTPKWWGILGLIGWAYLFTVIYYWLVSGNLWAMIAFLVFSVAMNSLNLIENSFVQNTSWLSFIAGHLTHASLASAGIIISLLFFDRKISSKINWPVIGFVALFTITAILLRPYFGISKIKGTPSWTMFSAAICTVLFYLLYWLMEVKKQTKWSDFFMPAAANPLLIYILPGVIYYFCKAFNLHIIPGYFREGIPGIIWSLVFSVIMLFVMKILNRYKIQLHL, encoded by the coding sequence ATGAAAATAAAAGAGAATTTGTTTAATCAGCGTATTATTTCTATTGATGCTTTGCGCGGAATTACCATTTTTGTAATGATTTTTGTAAATGAGCTAGCGAGCATTCAAAATGTGCCACAATGGTTGAAACATATGCCTGCAGATGCCGATGCAATGACTTTTGTTGATTTAGTTTTTCCTGCTTTTTTATTCATTGTCGGAATGTCTATTCCGTTTGCGTTTAATGCCAGATTGATAAAAGGTGATAGTCCGAAAATAATTTGGACACATACCCTTAAAAGAGCTATCGCTCTTATTGTAATTGGTGTTTTTATGGTCAATGCAGAATATGGTTACGATGCTTCTAAAATGATAATCGCGCCTGCTTTTTGGGGGCTTTTAGCCTATGCGATGCCAATTCCGATCTGGAATAAATATCCAAAAGATTTTCCTTTAGGATTAAAAAATGTACTTCAATATGGAGGTATTTTAGTTCTAATAACACTGTATTTTTTATATGTTCAAGAAACAGGAGATAGAGGAATGACTCCAAAATGGTGGGGAATACTTGGGTTAATCGGTTGGGCGTATCTTTTTACGGTAATTTATTATTGGCTAGTTTCTGGAAATCTATGGGCAATGATTGCATTTCTAGTTTTTTCTGTTGCAATGAATTCGCTTAATCTAATTGAAAACTCTTTTGTACAAAATACTTCTTGGTTGAGTTTTATAGCGGGACATCTAACACATGCTTCTTTAGCTTCAGCTGGAATAATAATTTCGTTATTGTTTTTTGATCGAAAAATCAGCTCCAAAATTAACTGGCCTGTAATTGGTTTTGTTGCACTATTTACGATAACGGCTATTTTGCTTCGTCCTTATTTTGGAATTTCAAAAATTAAAGGAACGCCGTCTTGGACCATGTTTTCGGCGGCAATCTGCACTGTTTTGTTCTATTTGTTATATTGGCTGATGGAAGTTAAAAAACAGACCAAATGGAGCGATTTTTTTATGCCTGCAGCGGCAAATCCGTTATTGATTTATATTTTGCCAGGCGTAATTTATTACTTCTGTAAAGCTTTTAATCTACATATTATTCCTGGATATTTTAGAGAAGGGATTCCTGGAATTATTTGGTCTTTAGTATTTTCTGTCATTATGCTTTTCGTAATGAAAATCTTGAATCGATATAAGATTCAGTTGCATCTTTAA